In one window of Fimbriimonadaceae bacterium DNA:
- a CDS encoding ISL3 family transposase — protein sequence MDSTKLFELGLGLVSPWKIVELEFRDGEVHIEVDFERGGRFEGLPVHDTAKRSWRHLDFFKYPCYIEARVPRVKGKDGKVRTVEVPWARPGSGFTMDFEACAISLMRDMPVYAAARKLKVHDTRLWRILHAYVKRCLAATDIGEPSRVGVDETSARRGHDYVTAFVDLVERRTLFVTAGRSGSTLGKFKKYLRSKGVKPGSVLEFSCDMSPAFLSGIRRHFPKAGVTLDKYHLVALVSRALDEVRREESRGCRSLKRTRWLWLKNPTSLTDKQRLALEAALTAEPFSKTARCYGLKLEFQELFHLPREQACHEFYRWIARAFESGVRPIQEAAVTLFNAAKNVLNWFETQISTGLLEGYNSVLQATKRKARGYRTTKNLIAMSYLLHGKLAEENPQ from the coding sequence ATGGATTCCACCAAGCTCTTCGAACTCGGCCTCGGACTCGTCTCGCCCTGGAAGATCGTCGAACTCGAGTTCAGAGACGGCGAGGTGCACATCGAGGTGGACTTCGAGCGGGGCGGCAGGTTCGAGGGCCTTCCGGTCCACGACACGGCCAAGCGCAGCTGGCGGCATCTGGATTTCTTCAAGTACCCGTGCTACATCGAGGCCAGAGTGCCGCGCGTGAAGGGCAAGGACGGGAAGGTGCGCACGGTCGAGGTTCCGTGGGCCCGGCCCGGCAGCGGGTTCACGATGGACTTCGAAGCGTGTGCGATCTCCCTGATGCGTGACATGCCTGTGTATGCGGCCGCGCGCAAGCTCAAGGTGCACGACACGCGCCTTTGGAGGATTCTCCACGCATATGTGAAGCGGTGTCTCGCCGCGACCGACATCGGCGAGCCCAGCAGGGTCGGAGTGGACGAGACGTCGGCCAGACGCGGCCACGACTACGTTACGGCCTTCGTCGACCTCGTCGAGAGGAGAACCCTGTTCGTCACGGCGGGCCGTTCGGGGAGCACGCTCGGCAAGTTCAAGAAGTACCTGCGCTCCAAGGGAGTCAAGCCGGGCAGCGTGCTGGAGTTCTCCTGCGACATGAGCCCGGCGTTTCTCTCGGGAATCCGCCGACACTTTCCAAAAGCTGGAGTCACGCTGGACAAATACCATCTGGTCGCTCTGGTCTCCCGAGCCCTGGACGAGGTCAGGCGCGAGGAGAGCCGGGGATGTAGGAGCCTCAAGCGCACTCGGTGGCTCTGGCTGAAGAATCCGACCAGCCTGACGGACAAGCAGCGGCTGGCGCTGGAAGCCGCGCTCACAGCCGAGCCGTTCTCCAAAACCGCAAGGTGCTACGGCCTCAAGCTCGAGTTCCAAGAGCTGTTCCACCTTCCCAGAGAGCAGGCCTGCCACGAGTTCTACAGGTGGATCGCACGGGCCTTCGAATCCGGCGTCCGGCCTATTCAGGAAGCCGCGGTCACGCTCTTCAACGCCGCCAAAAACGTGCTCAACTGGTTCGAAACCCAAATCTCGACGGGCCTCCTTGAGGGTTACAACAGCGTGCTCCAGGCCACCAAACGCAAGGCCAGAGGCTATCGGACCACCAAGAACCTCATCGCGATGAGCTATCTGCTCCATGGCAAACTGGCGGAGGAGAACCCACAGTAA
- the istA gene encoding IS21 family transposase codes for MAQEKLSVRKIREVIRLKLGCGLPNRAVARSCRVSPSTVSDYVNRAKAAELGWPLPEEMDDKALFALLFPVPQRESGTSVPLPEWAKVRAELSRKGVTLQLLWREYRAEHPNGYGYSQFCELYGRWKKTLNPTMRQSHEAGEGYVDYAGLTMSVVDPSTGEVREAQIFVYTLAASNYIYAEAQWTQELANWIGGHIRAFEHFGGVVPLTVPDNLKSGVHKACRYEPDLNPTYLAFAVHCQAAVVPARVRTPRDKAKVETGVQIVERDVLAPLRDQTFIGLAAANDAIRQRLAIVNERTMRHLGQSRRELMDLVDRPALLPLPDRPFEMADWKPAKVAIDYHVEFDHHFYSVPYQLIGKQVEIRAAALTIEVFEGGVRLASHVRSQRRGGHTTDPAHMPESHRAHAQWTPERFIAWAARIGPQTQAVITELLERRVHPQQAFRSCLGVLRLGDRYTPERLEAACRRALVFGLAGYKGVKNILDTGLDAAPLPQPELEPTAAHANVRGPDYYT; via the coding sequence ATGGCACAGGAGAAGTTGTCCGTGCGCAAGATCAGAGAAGTCATCAGGTTGAAATTGGGCTGCGGGCTGCCCAACCGGGCGGTGGCCCGGAGTTGCCGCGTTTCGCCCAGCACCGTCAGCGATTACGTCAATCGCGCCAAAGCGGCAGAGCTCGGTTGGCCGTTGCCGGAAGAGATGGACGACAAGGCGTTGTTCGCTCTTCTGTTCCCGGTGCCGCAGCGCGAATCCGGGACATCGGTCCCCCTGCCGGAGTGGGCCAAAGTCCGCGCCGAGCTGAGCCGCAAGGGGGTCACGCTCCAGTTGCTCTGGCGCGAGTACCGCGCCGAGCACCCGAACGGCTACGGCTACAGCCAGTTCTGCGAACTGTACGGACGCTGGAAGAAGACGTTGAACCCTACGATGCGGCAGAGCCACGAGGCGGGAGAAGGCTACGTCGACTACGCGGGGTTGACCATGTCCGTGGTCGATCCATCTACCGGAGAAGTGCGCGAGGCGCAGATCTTCGTCTATACGCTGGCGGCCAGCAACTACATCTACGCCGAGGCGCAGTGGACACAGGAACTGGCCAACTGGATCGGCGGCCACATCCGCGCCTTCGAACACTTCGGAGGCGTTGTGCCGCTGACGGTGCCCGACAATCTCAAGTCGGGTGTTCACAAGGCGTGCCGCTACGAGCCTGACTTGAACCCGACGTACCTGGCGTTCGCCGTCCACTGCCAAGCAGCGGTGGTGCCCGCGCGCGTGAGAACCCCCCGGGACAAGGCCAAGGTCGAGACCGGCGTGCAGATCGTCGAGCGCGACGTGCTGGCGCCGTTGCGCGACCAGACCTTCATCGGGCTCGCAGCCGCGAACGACGCAATCCGCCAGCGCCTAGCGATCGTCAACGAACGGACCATGCGTCACCTCGGGCAGAGCCGCAGGGAGCTGATGGACCTGGTCGACAGGCCAGCACTCCTGCCGCTGCCCGATCGGCCCTTCGAGATGGCGGATTGGAAGCCGGCCAAGGTCGCCATCGACTACCACGTGGAGTTCGACCACCACTTTTACAGCGTGCCCTACCAGCTCATCGGCAAGCAGGTCGAGATCCGCGCGGCCGCGCTCACCATCGAGGTTTTCGAAGGGGGCGTGCGCCTGGCCAGCCACGTGCGCTCGCAGCGTCGGGGCGGGCACACGACCGATCCCGCGCACATGCCCGAAAGCCACCGCGCCCACGCCCAATGGACCCCCGAGCGCTTCATCGCCTGGGCGGCGCGCATCGGTCCCCAGACGCAGGCCGTGATCACCGAACTCCTCGAAAGGCGCGTCCATCCGCAGCAGGCGTTTCGCTCGTGTCTGGGGGTGCTGCGCCTGGGAGACCGGTACACCCCCGAGAGGCTTGAAGCCGCCTGTCGGCGGGCGCTGGTCTTCGGGCTGGCCGGATACAAAGGCGTCAAGAACATTCTCGATACCGGGCTGGACGCAGCGCCGCTGCCCCAGCCTGAACTCGAACCGACGGCCGCCCATGCCAATGTGCGCGGCCCCGACTACTACACCTAA
- the glpX gene encoding class II fructose-bisphosphatase, translating into MSLDRNHHLDFLRVTEAAALSSARWVGKGDRNGADNAACEAMRRTLNELDMQGTIVIGEGERDEAPMLYIGEELGTGDGPKIQIAVDPLEGTNLCANGTPNAIAVLAAAEEGEGFLMHAPDCYMEKLVVGSECVGVIDITLPPRVNVRLMAKALGKDVDELIIGVLERERHDALIAEIREAGARVHLVPDGDLSVAIAALDPEAGIDGLMGIGGAPEGVLSAAAVLCNGGEMQARLKFSTKEQRERAEKMVDGDIDRVFRGEDLASGNVMFSATGITSGDLLKGVRYRRGYVLTESIVMRSGTGTIRRIETMHRYAERYEF; encoded by the coding sequence ATGTCACTCGACCGCAATCACCATCTCGACTTTCTCCGCGTCACCGAAGCCGCGGCCCTCTCGTCCGCGCGCTGGGTCGGCAAGGGCGACCGCAACGGCGCGGACAACGCCGCCTGCGAGGCGATGCGGCGGACCCTCAACGAGCTCGACATGCAGGGCACCATCGTCATCGGCGAAGGCGAACGCGACGAGGCGCCGATGCTCTACATCGGCGAGGAGCTGGGCACCGGCGACGGCCCCAAAATCCAGATCGCCGTGGACCCCTTGGAAGGCACCAACCTGTGCGCCAACGGCACCCCCAACGCCATCGCCGTGCTCGCGGCGGCCGAAGAGGGCGAGGGCTTCCTCATGCACGCCCCCGACTGCTACATGGAGAAGCTCGTCGTCGGCTCCGAGTGCGTCGGCGTCATCGACATCACCCTCCCGCCGCGCGTCAACGTCCGCCTCATGGCCAAAGCCCTGGGCAAGGACGTGGACGAGCTGATCATCGGCGTCCTCGAGCGCGAACGCCACGACGCCCTCATCGCCGAAATCCGCGAGGCGGGCGCGCGCGTCCACCTCGTGCCGGACGGCGACCTCTCCGTCGCCATCGCCGCGCTCGATCCCGAAGCGGGTATCGACGGGCTGATGGGCATCGGCGGCGCCCCCGAAGGCGTGCTCTCCGCCGCCGCCGTGCTGTGCAACGGCGGCGAAATGCAGGCCCGGCTCAAATTCAGCACCAAGGAGCAGCGCGAACGCGCCGAGAAGATGGTGGACGGCGACATCGACCGCGTGTTCCGAGGCGAAGACCTCGCCAGCGGCAACGTCATGTTCTCTGCGACCGGCATCACCTCGGGCGACCTGCTCAAGGGCGTCCGGTACCGCCGCGGCTACGTGCTTACCGAATCGATCGTCATGCGGAGCGGGACGGGAACGATCCGTCGCATCGAAACGATGCACCGCTACGCCGAGCGGTATGAGTTTTGA
- a CDS encoding Fic family protein, translating into MIGRYISQPAGYKAFIPEAFPPINLTLSESVLSVLEAANLSLGRLDGITELLPDLDLFILMYIRKEAALSSQVEGTQATMVDAMKAEAQMISGLPDDVDDIRRYIQAMNQGLARLKELPLSLRLVREVHETLLASGCRSHGHVYPGEFRTTQNWIGGGSPANARYVPPPPDPMKSALADLEKFIHAPSSLPILIRAGLAHAQFETIHPFVDGNGRTGRLLVTFFLCETGALKRPVLYLSEFFKRYRDAYFDQLQAYHDSSDINGWLSFFLEGIRQVADEAIETARGVNRLRDKDIPRVAAFGRNQATAMTLLKHLYGSPFISVKTVERVTQLSRTNANRLVAKFTDAEILVQTDETVEYGRRFVYREYLDLFTST; encoded by the coding sequence ATGATCGGTAGATATATTTCTCAGCCAGCAGGTTACAAGGCCTTTATTCCAGAGGCATTCCCACCCATAAATCTAACACTCAGTGAGAGTGTCCTGTCCGTTCTTGAGGCTGCCAACCTAAGCTTGGGAAGGCTTGATGGCATTACTGAGTTACTGCCCGATCTTGACCTTTTCATCTTGATGTACATCCGCAAGGAAGCTGCCCTTTCCAGCCAGGTGGAGGGTACTCAAGCCACTATGGTGGATGCCATGAAAGCTGAGGCCCAGATGATCTCGGGGCTCCCAGATGATGTTGACGACATCCGCCGCTACATACAAGCGATGAACCAAGGTCTGGCTCGCCTCAAGGAACTTCCTCTCTCGCTTCGATTGGTTCGGGAAGTGCACGAGACACTTCTTGCTTCGGGGTGTAGATCCCATGGCCACGTGTATCCCGGCGAGTTCAGAACGACGCAAAACTGGATCGGGGGAGGATCGCCGGCAAATGCACGGTACGTTCCCCCTCCGCCGGATCCCATGAAGAGCGCTTTGGCCGATCTTGAGAAGTTCATCCACGCGCCCTCATCACTACCAATCCTCATTAGGGCAGGACTTGCCCACGCCCAGTTCGAGACGATCCATCCCTTCGTGGACGGCAACGGACGGACTGGCCGCTTGCTAGTGACGTTCTTTCTCTGTGAAACAGGCGCGCTGAAGCGTCCAGTCCTGTACTTGTCGGAGTTCTTCAAGCGCTACCGAGATGCGTACTTTGATCAGTTGCAGGCATATCACGATTCCTCTGACATCAATGGATGGCTCTCCTTCTTCTTGGAAGGCATCCGTCAAGTTGCCGACGAGGCGATTGAGACCGCAAGAGGAGTCAACAGACTCCGCGACAAGGACATTCCTCGAGTTGCGGCATTTGGCCGAAACCAGGCGACGGCCATGACTCTCCTCAAGCACCTTTACGGGAGCCCCTTCATTTCGGTGAAGACTGTCGAACGCGTCACTCAACTCTCGCGAACAAATGCGAATCGCCTCGTGGCCAAGTTCACCGATGCCGAAATCCTGGTTCAGACCGACGAGACTGTCGAGTACGGGCGGAGATTCGTCTATCGAGAGTATCTGGACCTGTTCACCTCAACGTAG
- a CDS encoding AAA family ATPase — MDASSRIEVLIRAKYPILYVVSWEERRVEEAVQKVCAGLKRTLHTWTITQGMRPPTTGRGTGSKPSLPGELEALALVHEAQDFTVFLLKDFHPYMKDSRVIRLLRDLAQRLRGRAQTVVLMGPILNLPTELQKDITVVDFGLPDAEDISKSLDKICEAVQENKNVDCTLTPLERELLIKSAQGLTLDEIESVFARSLVEKRRFDVDVVLEEKQQIIRKSGLLEYYPASNHLTDVGGMELLKDWLRKRTQSFTDKAQAFGLPAPKGVLLLGVQGCGKSLIAKAIAAHWNLPMLKMDVGRIFGSLVGQSEENIRRAIAVAESVAPCVLWADELEKGFSGLSGSGAGDSGTTARVFATFLTWMQEKTAPVFLIATANDVTKLPPEMLRKGRFDEIFFVDLPDAAERRQIFDIHLKKRGRDPATFDLKPVVRATKGFSGAEIEQVVVGALFVAFDGARELTAEDLMTEAEAVVPLSVMMREEIEELRAWAELRSRPASKHEGD, encoded by the coding sequence ATGGACGCTTCCAGCCGCATCGAGGTCCTCATCCGGGCCAAATACCCGATCCTCTACGTCGTTTCGTGGGAGGAGCGGCGCGTCGAGGAGGCGGTTCAGAAGGTGTGCGCGGGCCTCAAACGCACCCTCCACACGTGGACCATCACCCAAGGGATGCGGCCGCCCACGACCGGTCGGGGCACCGGCTCGAAACCCAGCCTCCCCGGCGAGCTGGAGGCGCTTGCGCTCGTCCACGAGGCGCAGGACTTCACGGTCTTCCTGCTCAAAGACTTCCATCCCTACATGAAGGACTCGCGGGTCATCCGCCTCCTGCGCGATCTCGCCCAGCGCCTGCGCGGCCGCGCGCAGACCGTCGTCCTCATGGGCCCGATCCTCAACCTCCCCACCGAGCTTCAAAAGGACATCACGGTGGTGGACTTCGGCCTGCCCGATGCGGAGGACATCTCCAAGTCCCTCGACAAGATCTGCGAGGCCGTCCAGGAGAACAAGAACGTCGATTGCACGCTCACGCCCCTCGAGCGGGAGCTGCTCATCAAATCCGCGCAAGGGCTCACCCTCGACGAGATCGAATCGGTGTTCGCGCGCAGCCTCGTCGAAAAACGCCGCTTCGACGTGGACGTCGTGCTGGAAGAGAAGCAGCAGATCATCCGCAAATCGGGACTCCTCGAGTACTACCCCGCCTCGAACCACCTCACCGACGTCGGCGGCATGGAGCTGCTGAAAGACTGGCTCCGCAAACGGACCCAGAGCTTCACGGACAAGGCGCAGGCGTTCGGCCTCCCCGCGCCGAAGGGCGTGTTGCTGCTGGGCGTACAGGGCTGCGGCAAGTCGCTGATCGCCAAGGCAATCGCCGCGCATTGGAACCTGCCGATGCTGAAGATGGACGTGGGCCGCATCTTCGGGAGCCTCGTGGGGCAGAGCGAAGAGAACATCCGGCGCGCGATCGCCGTCGCCGAGTCCGTCGCGCCCTGCGTCCTGTGGGCCGACGAGCTGGAGAAGGGCTTTTCGGGCCTGTCGGGAAGCGGCGCCGGCGACTCCGGAACCACCGCCCGCGTGTTCGCGACGTTCCTCACGTGGATGCAGGAGAAGACCGCCCCGGTCTTCCTCATCGCGACGGCCAACGATGTCACCAAGTTGCCGCCTGAAATGTTGCGCAAAGGCCGGTTCGACGAGATCTTCTTCGTGGACCTGCCCGACGCGGCGGAGCGGCGCCAGATCTTCGATATCCACCTCAAGAAACGGGGCCGCGACCCCGCGACGTTCGACCTGAAACCGGTGGTGCGGGCGACCAAGGGCTTTTCCGGCGCCGAGATCGAGCAGGTGGTGGTGGGCGCCTTGTTCGTGGCGTTCGACGGCGCGCGCGAACTGACCGCCGAAGACTTGATGACCGAGGCCGAAGCCGTCGTTCCCCTGAGCGTGATGATGCGCGAGGAGATCGAAGAGCTGCGGGCCTGGGCCGAGCTCCGCTCGCGCCCCGCCTCCAAGCACGAAGGCGACTGA
- the istB gene encoding IS21-like element helper ATPase IstB, with translation MLTQPMLDKLTAMQLNGLRAGLAVQMQSAQYAELSFEERLGLLIDEEWTARQAARFQRRLKAARLHQNATIEDLDMKPGRGMDRARILGLAGGDWIAQGQGVIVVGPTGAGKTYVACALGHSACRAGFTVRYERLGRLLYSSTLAHADGSYPKFLDALRRVELLILDDWLRDPLTIAQARDLLEVLDDRYGSKATLLATQIPVEEWHSRLGDPTLADAILDRLVHNANRIDLKGESQRKARSSLTMPIASR, from the coding sequence ATGCTCACGCAACCGATGCTCGACAAGCTGACCGCCATGCAACTGAACGGCCTTCGCGCCGGGCTGGCGGTCCAGATGCAGAGCGCCCAATACGCCGAACTCTCCTTCGAAGAGCGGCTCGGGCTGCTCATCGACGAGGAATGGACCGCGCGCCAGGCCGCGCGGTTCCAGCGCCGGCTCAAAGCCGCCCGCTTACACCAAAACGCCACTATCGAGGACCTGGACATGAAACCCGGCCGAGGAATGGACCGCGCGCGCATTCTCGGTCTTGCCGGGGGCGATTGGATCGCGCAGGGGCAGGGCGTCATCGTCGTCGGTCCAACCGGCGCGGGCAAGACCTACGTCGCTTGCGCCTTGGGCCATTCCGCCTGCCGCGCCGGGTTCACCGTGCGCTACGAGCGGCTCGGGAGGCTCCTCTACAGCTCCACGCTCGCCCACGCTGACGGCTCGTATCCCAAGTTCCTCGACGCGCTGCGGCGAGTCGAGCTCCTCATCCTCGACGACTGGCTTCGCGATCCCCTTACCATCGCCCAGGCTCGGGACCTTCTCGAAGTGCTCGACGACCGGTACGGCTCAAAGGCGACGCTTCTGGCTACCCAGATCCCGGTGGAAGAGTGGCATTCGCGGCTGGGCGATCCAACCTTGGCCGACGCGATTCTCGACCGGCTCGTCCACAACGCCAACCGTATCGATCTCAAGGGAGAATCCCAGCGCAAGGCCCGGTCCTCCTTGACCATGCCGATCGCTTCACGCTAA